A region from the Fusarium musae strain F31 chromosome 1, whole genome shotgun sequence genome encodes:
- a CDS encoding hypothetical protein (EggNog:ENOG41): MASDDDNRSQKRNHSEFRDDASDSSSDDEMGPQLPSQAPKKKRRVLPHEKLYVAALPKSPRYSKSLMHKEQILFATWTPLTEFLITSSIDGVVKFWKKIAQGIEFVKEFKAHNGEIKSVSVSKDGRSFATAGVDETVKIFDVITFDLLSMISLNYAPNCACWVHRKGASLPLLAVSEEAKPLIHIYDGRGEKEEPIHTIKGLHRKPVHLMAFNEAYDCVVSADEGGMLEYWRPSGNYEKPGGVFEYKSSTNLFDFKKAKSVPSCLSISPNSKSLVAFSLPDRKIRIFDFATAKLHREYDESLQVAEEMHRSGAGAAKLDNVEFGRRTAHERDIESQTLKYKSNVIFDESGNFIIYGSMLGIKVLNTYTNQVVKVYGKDENFRAVNIAIYQGAPQKKGVTTVEMGASSNPLLQEAETRDPILVATGVGKVRFYMFSNEEDISKSTRDVQNEKPMVLGNKKDAQAKKTETGTGAVIHTTYGDIHIRLFPDAAPKTVENFVTHSKNGYYNNTIFHRVIRKFMIQGGDPLGDGTGGESIWGREFEDEFSSLKHDKPYTVSMANAGPNTNASQFFITTEKTPWLDGKHTIFGRATQGFDIIHKIENVRTHKEKPEEDIKVLNIDII, translated from the exons ATGGCCTCAGATGATGACAATCGCTCACAGAAGCGCAACCATTCCGAGTTTCGTGACGATGCGTCCG ACAGCTCCTCCGACGATGAAATGGGCCCTCAACTGCCCTCACAAgcccccaagaagaagcgacgAGTCCTGCCCCACGAAAAACTTTACGTCGCGGCTTTGCCCAAGTCGCCCCGTTACTCAAAGTCTCTGATGCACAAGGAACAGATCCTTTTTGCGACATGGACTCCCCTGACCGAATTCCTCATCACGTCCTCGATCGATGGTGTCgtcaagttctggaagaAGATTGCTCAAGGTATTGAGTTTGTCAAGGAATTCAAGGCGCACAATGGCGAGATTAAGTCTGTTTCCGTGAGCAAGGATGGGCGGAGCTTCGCGACCGCCGGTGTCGACGAAACAGTCAAGATTTTTGACGTTATCACATTTGACCTACTATCCATGATATCTCTTAATTACGCTCCCAATTGTGCATGCTGGGTTCATAGAAAGGGCGCCTCGCTGCCACTCCTGGCTGTATCCGAGGAAGCGAAACCCCTGATTCATATCTACGACGGGCGAggcgagaaggaggagcCTATCCACACTATCAAGGGCTTGCATAGAAAGCCTGTGCATCTAATGGCTTTCAACGAGGCATACGACTGTGTGGTGTCCGCCGACGAAGGTGGCATGCTCGAATATTGGCGACCGAGCGGCAACTACGAAAAGCCAGGAGGAGTTTTTGAGTACAAGAGTTCAACCAACCTTTTTGATTTCAAAAAGGCCAAGTCGGTGCCCTCATGCCTCTCCATATCTCCCAACAGCAAAAGTTTGGTAGCATTTTCTCTGCCAGATAGGAAAATACGCATCTTTGACTTTGCAACAGCCAAATTACATCGCGAGTACGACGAATCTTTGCAGGTTGCTGAAGAGATGCACCGTTCAGGGGCGGGAGCTGCCAAACTTGACAATGTTGAGTTTGGACGTAGGACAGCTCACGAGAGAGACATCGAATCGCAGACGCTCAAGTACAAGTCCAATGTCATCTTCGACGAATCAGGGAACTTTATTATCTACGGCTCCATGCTGGGAATCAAGGTCCTCAATACATATACCAACCAAGTGGTCAAGGTGTatggcaaggatgagaacTTTCGCGCCGTCAATATTGCCATATACCAAGGGGCGCCACAGAAGAAGGGAGTGACAACAGTGGAAATGGGCGCTTCCAGTAATCCTCTTTTACAGGAAGCAGAGACCCGAGATCCAATCCTGGTTGCTACTGGTGTTGGTAAGGTGCGGTTTTACATGTTCTCAAACGAGGAAGACATCTCCAAGTCGACACGAGATGTACAAAACGAAAAGCCGATGGTGCTGGGCAACAAGAAGGACGCACAAGCGAAGAAAACCGAAACGGGCACCGGAGCCGTTATTCACACTACATATGGAGACATTCACATCCGCCTATTCCCTGACGCAGCACCAAAGACCGTTGAGAACTTTGTCACGCATTCTAAGAATGGCTACTACAACAATACAATCTTCCACCGTGTCATCCGCAAGTTCATGATCCAGGGTGGAGATCCTCTAGGTGATGGTACTGGAGGTGAGAGCATCTGGGGCCGCGAATTTGAAGACGAGTTTAGCAGCCTCAAACACGATAAGCCATACACAGTCAGCATGGCCAATGCAGGGCCTAACACGAACGCCAGTCAGTTCTTTATCACAACAGAGAAGACG CCATGGCTAGATGGAAAGCACACCATCTTTGGTCGTGCTACCCAGGGATTTGACATCATCCACAAAATTGAGAATGTGCGGACGCACAAGGAGAAACCTGAGGAGGATATCAAGGTGCTTAATATTGATATCATATAG
- the AMT16 gene encoding Phospho-2-dehydro-3-deoxyheptonate aldolase amt16 (EggNog:ENOG41): MSSFFIPNKNVGNQADSEDWRIRGYNPLTPPDLLQHEISQTPESKKTVLQGRNETVAVVNGTDEKNRLLVVIGPCSIHDPAAALAYCDLLLKEKEKHKDELLIVMRSYLEKPRTTVGWKGLINDPDIDGSFQINKGLRISRQLFVDLTAKGMPIASEMLDTISPQFLADLLSVGAIGARTTESQLHRELASGLSFPVGFKNGTDGSLNVAIDAIGAAQHPHHFLSVTKPGVVAIVGTEGNNDCFVILRGGSKGTNFDAESIAAAKEALKKKGVRQRVMVDCSHGNSSKDHKNQPKVAADIAGQISRGEEGIMGVMIESNINEGNQKVPAEGKSGLKYGVSITDACISWEDTVSTLETLAQAVKDRRKLSNGA; the protein is encoded by the exons ATGTCTTCT TTCTTCATCCCCAACAAGAACGTTGGCAACCAAGCCGACTCGGAAGATTGGAGAA TTCGCGGTTACAACCCCCTGACTCCCCCCGACCTCCTTCAACACGAGATCTCCCAAACCCCCGAGTCCAAGAAAACCGTTCTACAAGGTCGCAATGAGACTGTAGCCGTTGTTAATGGCACCGACGAGAAGAACCGATTGCTTGTCGTCATTGGCCCCTGTTCCATCCACGACCCTGCTGCCGCCTTAGCCTACTGCGACCTCCTcttgaaagagaaggagaagcacaaggatgagcttctcatcgTCATGCGATCTTACCTCGAGAAGCCACGCACAACTGTTGGCTGGAAGGGGCTGATCAATGATCCTGATATTGATGGCAGCTTCCAGATCAACAAGGGCCTGCGAATCTCTCGCCAACTCTTTGTCGACCTTACAGCCAAGGGTATGCCCATTGCTAGTGAAATGCTGGACACTATTTCTCCCCAGTTCCTCGCCGATCTGCTCTCAGTGGGTGCCATAGGCGCCCGCACGACCGAGAGCCAGCTTCACCGTGAGCTTGCCAGTGGTCTGAGTTTCCCCGTGGGCTTCAAGAACGGAACTGATGGTTCTTTGAACGTCGCCATTGATGCCATTGGTGCAGCCCAGCACCCCCACCACTTCCTGTCTGTTACCAAGCCCGGTGTTGTCGCCATTGTCGGTACTGAGGGCAACAATGATTGCTTCGTCATCCTTCGCGGTGGCTCCAAGGGTACCAATTTCGATGCTGAGAGcattgctgctgccaaggaggcgctcaagaagaagggcgtaCGACAGCGAGTCATGGTAGATTGTAGTCACGGTAACTCTTCCAAAGACCACAAGAACCAGCCCAAGGTTGCTGCCGATATTGCAGGCCAGATCTCCAGGGGAGAGGAGGGCATCATGGGAGTCATGATTGAGAGTAACATCAACGAGG GTAACCAAAAGGTACCCGCTGAGGGTAAATCGGGCCTCAAGTATGGTGTAAGCATCACCGATGCTTGTATCAGCTGGGAAGACACGGTCTCAACACTCGAGACTCTTGCGCAGGCCGTGAAGGACCGCCGAAAACTCTCAAACGGCGCCTAA
- the NAR1 gene encoding Cytosolic Fe-S cluster assembly factor nar1 (BUSCO:EOG09261P7G~EggNog:ENOG41): MSAILSADDLNDFISPGVACIKPVETLPAAPPPQSLETEVILDGQQPATNSNAPAQISLTDCLACSGCVTSAEAVLVSLQSHAEVLATLDSAPALKLVTDDSGKFRVEGLEEENAKLFVVSVSPQTRANLAAACGGGVSEGDAGHMLDNLFRGPSGIASGGKYNNEFTWVVDTNTARKAALVLGADEVLGTSQTGTATPVKPILSSSCPGWVCYAEKTHPHVLPHISKVKSPQALMGTLLKTTLSRKLGIAPGRIWHLAVMPCFDKKLEASREELTEEVWAEGDTGGRGVRDVDCVITSKEILMLAESRGLSFFNLPKTPLQSKCLTPFPDPKLHEFLFPRTRTGNSPREAGTSGGLLYHILKSRVAQSPGAEIVHTRGRNVDVAEYSILVNGEPVFRAARYYGFRNIQNLVRRLKPARPSRMPGGKPFGSARKPAGKATSLEYSYVEVMACPGGCTNGGGQIKADDPVVMERKNYSGNPGPQEQKMWLSEVDEAYFSEDEMGTEDSVVGTAETVGGISHSYINDTLAHWAEVTGIGLDRLAFTTYREVISDVGKDKTTDETVVQLAGKIGGGW; this comes from the coding sequence ATGAGTGCCATTCTCTCCGCCGACGACCTCAACGACTTCATCTCTCCTGGCGTCGCTTGCATCAAGCCCGTCGAGACTCTCCCCGCTGCCCCGCCCCCGCAATCTCTCGAGACCGAAGTTATACTTGACGGCCAACAGCCCGCTACGAATTCGAATGCGCCTGCTCAGATCTCCCTCACAGACTGTCTAGCCTGCTCTGGATGTGTTACATCTGCCGAGGCTGTCTTAGTGAGCCTCCAGAGCCATGCCGAAGTCCTCGCAACTCTTGATTCAGCCCCAGCCCTGAAGTTGGTGACAGACGATAGTGGCAAGTTCAGAGTGGAAGggctcgaggaggagaacgCAAAGCTCTTCGTTGTCAGCGTGAGCCCTCAAACAAGGGCCAACTTAGCGGCAGCATGTGGCGGAGGTGTATCAGAAGGCGATGCCGGGCACATGCTGGACAACCTCTTTCGTGGTCCCTCTGGAATCGCTAGTGGCGGCAAATACAATAACGAGTTCACATGGGTGGTTGATACCAATACTGCCAGAAAGGCAGCCCTCGTTCTTGGAGCAGATGAAGTTCTTGGCACCTCTCAGACCGGAACCGCAACCCCAGTCAAACCCATATTATCCTCGTCCTGCCCCGGTTGGGTGTGCTATGCGGAAAAGACACACCCCCACGTTCTACCCCATATTTCAAAGGTGAAGTCACCACAGGCCCTAATGGGCACATTACTAAAAACGACACTGAGCCGAAAGCTGGGTATTGCACCTGGCCGCATCTGGCATCTGGCTGTTATGCCCTGCTTTGACAAGAAACTGGAGGCAAGTAGAGAGGAGTTGACTGAGGAAGTTTGGGCGGAAGGGGATACCGGGGGACGTGGGGTTCGCGACGTTGACTGTGTTATTACAAGCAAGGAGATTCTCATGCTCGCCGAGTCAAGAggtctcagcttcttcaatctcCCCAAGACACCGCTGCAGAGCAAATGTCTAACCCCGTTCCCTGATCCAAAGCTCCACGAGTTTCTTTTCCCCCGTACACGGACCGGAAATTCACCTCGCGAGGCTGGCACTTCAGGGGGTCTTCTATATCATATCCTCAAGAGCCGGGTGGCACAGAGTCCTGGCGCAGAGATTGTGCATACACGCGGCCGTAACGTTGATGTTGCTGAGTACTCAATATTGGTGAATGGCGAGCCAGTCTTCCGTGCTGCCCGATATTATGGCTTCAGAAACATCCAAAATCTCGTTCGAAGACTAAAGCCGGCCAGGCCGTCTCGAATGCCTGGTGGCAAGCCTTTTGGAAGTGCTCGGAAGCCTGCAGGCAAGGCTACCTCTCTGGAGTATAGTTATGTCGAAGTCATGGCATGCCCTGGCGGCTGTACAAATGGCGGCGGCCAAATAAAAGCTGATGACCCTGTTGTCATGGAAAGAAAGAATTACTCCGGAAATCCAGGCCCCCAAGAGCAAAAGATGTGGTTATCAGAGGTTGACGAGGCATATTTCTCTGAAGACGAGATGGGCACTGAAGATTCCGTTGTTGGGACTGCCGAGACTGTTGGTGGCATTTCCCACTCATATATAAACGATACCCTGGCGCATTGGGCGGAAGTTACAGGCATTGGCTTAGACAGACTGGCGTTTACAACATATCGTGAAGTAATTAGCGATGTTGGAAAGGACAAAACGACGGATGAGACCGTGGTGCAGCTAGCCGGAAAGATTGGAGGTGGGTGGTAG
- a CDS encoding hypothetical protein (EggNog:ENOG41) yields the protein MHGVINKNVRSAADEDGADHIGLETPRSGVATPQPDLQDKRLPGIMSYFGQVRKYPSTPSSAPSSSQSDTTLDRISVVPTPPAGLQLQAHTQGSPRGCESSALDRSLLQHERPSSMPSTTERDEHNLSDPYPTPPTSQPSSSGGSISQDMISADSGAHGRATVEQKSFTQQSQFKKPTASPFTTTHFQTSNDPSLPELDSSKNAAPTKDSIISSHPEPSTSSGACSAAAPGKWHFLNGLKELTRMTFKSGNSTPTRAMSAARPSGSDRAPSSGRTSHDGAEVSGAQTPRSSAGAQAPAAKGKLTIKINEARGLRKSRDPYVVVVFQRSELISGGPHHIDEDDNLSVEPPPVAGGIPIQRSGSDSGRPLAIPMRSRQSSNTSINDYGSFRNRSGGQLTFTNPKWDAEAEFDVVDYDMLVDVSVYDHGATGDEFLGHVDFQASKDPGATVQGWFQLQGHADTMAENAPTGEIFLEAIYHRAERKQFGPTDFEILKLIGKGTFGQVYQVRKKDTQRIYAMKVLQKKVIVQKKEVAHTVGERNILVRTAMSDSPFIVGLKFSFQTPSELYLVTDYMSGGELFWHLQKEGRFDEKRAKFYIAELILAIQHLHHNDIVYRDLKPENILLDANGHIALCDFGLSKANLTKNDTTNTFCGTTEYLAPEVLLDESGYTKMVDFWSLGVLVFEMCCGWSPFYAEDTQQMYKNIAFGKVRFPRDTLSQEGRNFVKGLLNRNPKHRLGATDDAEELKRHPFFADVDWTLLSKKLITPPFKPKLKSETDVSYFDPEFTTALDQNGSLNERAAALARGYAASTPLSPSVQANFQGFTFVDESALDDHMRDRAGLVDEDMDDGQHHRNRDNDDWDNIDDIDLRKANRMSGIVKTGHDEHMVGGSHFDV from the exons ATGCATGGGGTTATTAACAAAAACGTCAGGTCTGCGGCAGACGAGGATGGCGCCGATCACATTGGTCTCGAAACTCCTCGATCCGGTGTAGCTACACCTCAACCCGATCTACAGGACAAACGCTTACCAGGAATCATGAGCTACTTCGGCCAGGTTCGTAAATACCCTTCCACGCCTTCGTCAGCTCCCAGTTCGTCACAGAGTGATACCACTCTAGACCGAATTTCAGTTGTGCCCACTCCACCAGCCGGCCTGCAGTTGCAGGCACACACCCAAGGCTCTCCTCGCGGCTGTGAGTCCTCGGCTTTGGATCGttcgcttcttcaacatgagCGTCCTAGTTCTATGCCAAGTACTACTGAGCGGGATGAGCATAACCTTTCAGATCCCTACCCAACCCCACCCACTTCTCAGCCCTCGTCTTCGGGGGGTTCTATCTCCCAGGACATGATTTCTGCAGACTCAGGGGCGCATGGCAGGGCTACGGTCGAGCAAAAGTCTTTTACACAACAGTCACAATTCAAGAAACCCACAGCCTCACCATTTACCACCACCCACTTCCAAACTTCCAATGACCCATCACTACCTGAACTTGACTCCTCCAAAAACGCAGCACCTACCAAAGACTCCATTATTTCTTCGCATCCTGAGCCCAGTACAAGTTCAGGCGCCTGCTCAGCTGCTGCCCCCGGCAAGTGGCATTTTCTTAATGGACTCAAGGAGCTAACTCGTATGACGTTCAAGAGCGGCAACTCGACTCCTACGCGAGCAATGTCGGCTGCTCGACCATCTGGCTCCGATAGAGCCCCATCCTCCGGAAGGACCAGTCATGACGGTGCTGAAGTCAGCGGTGCCCAGACTCCAAGGAGTTCTGCTGGTGCCCAGGCGCCTGCCGCCAAGGGAAAGCTAACAATCAAGATCAATGAGGCTCGCGGGCTTAGGAAGAGTCGGGACCCTTATGTTGTTGTGGTTTTCCAGCGTAGTGAGCTCATTTCCGGGGGTCCCCACCATATCGATGAGGACGATAACCTCAGTGTTGAGCCACCTCCAGTCGCTGGTGGTATCCCTATCCAGCGATCAGGCAGTGACTCTGGACGACCTTTGGCTATTCCAATGAGGAGCAGGCAAagcagcaacaccagcatTAATGACTATGGCTCGTTCCGTAACCGATCCGGAGGTCAGCTTACATTCACCAACCCAAAATGGGATGCCGAAGCCGAGTT CGACGTTGTGGACTATGATATGCTGGTTGATGTCTCGGTCTATGATCATGGAGCAACGGGCGATGAATTTCTAGGTCATGTTGATTTTCAGGCCAGCAAGGATCCTGGTGCCACCGTCCAGGGTTGGTTCCAGCTGCAGGGCCATGCTGATACTATGGCAGAAAATGCGCCAACCGGTGAGATCTTCCTCGAGGCCATCTACCACAGAGCAGAGAGGAAGCAATTTGGCCCCACTGATTTCGAGATTCTGAAACTCATCGGCAAGGGCACTTTCGGTCAGGTGTATCAAGTGCGAAAGAAGGATACTCAGCGCATTTACGCCATGAAGGTTCTGCAGAAGAAGGTTATTGTGCAAAAGAAGGAAGTTGCCCATACCGTGGGAGAACGAAATATTCTGGTTCGAACCGCCATGTCCGACTCCCCTTTTATCGTTGGTCTCAAGTTCTCTTTTCAGACACCATCAGAACTTTATCTCGTTACTGATTACATGTCTGGAGGTGAGCTGTTTTGGCATCTACAGAAAGAGGGTCGGTTTGACGAGAAGCGAGCCAAGTTCTACATCGCCGAACTGATCTTGGCCATTCAGCACCTTCATCATAACGACATTGTATACCGGGATCTGAAGCCTGAGAATATCCTCTTGGATGCTAACGGACACATCGCCCTTTGTGACTTTGGTCTTTCCAAGGCCAATCTCACAAAGAATGACACTACCAATACTTTCTGTGGAACAACCGAATACCTTGCGCCTGAGGTTTTGCTAGACGAATCTGGCTACACCAAGATGGTGGACTTCTGGTCGCTTGGAGTTTTGGTCTTTGAGATGTGCTGCGGCTGGAGCCCATTCTATGCCGAAGATACGCAGCAAATGTATAAGAATATTGCTTTCGGCAAGGTGAGGTTTCCTCGAGATACCCTGTCTCAGGAAGGACGGAATTTCGTCAAGGGACTCCTCAATAGAAACCCCAAGCACAGACTAGGTGCGACCGACGATGCCGAGGAGCTGAAGAGACACCCCTTCTTCGCCGATGTCGATTGGACTCTTCTCTCCAAGAAGCTTATCACTCCACCTTTCAAACCCAAATTGAAGTCTGAGACGGACGTCTCATACTTCGATCCGGAATTCACGACCGCGCTGGATCAGAATGGCTCTCTGAACGAACGTGCTGCTGCGTTGGCCCGAGGCTATGCCGCTTCAAcccctctttctccttccgTTCAGGCCAACTTTCAAGGCTTCACGTTTGTTGACGAAAGCGCATTAGATGATCATATGCGAGACAGAGCAGGACTCGTTGATGAAGATATGGATGATGGACAACATCACAGGAACCGCGATAATGACGATTGGGACAATATCGACGACATTGACCTCAGGAAGGCAAACCGGATGAGCGGGATCGTGAAGACTGGACATGATGAGCACATGGTGGGTGGTTCTCACTTTGACGTATAA
- a CDS encoding hypothetical protein (EggNog:ENOG41) has translation MLIQLSRASRARSAVAAVSRVARPNAVQVRGFIAPTVSRKADFVQELYLKELKAYKIPAVKESDAEGNVQTFNLPKTPASPEETDLASNLKEYESMAVEIEGQDSSAQSGTPEVADWLEAEEEDEPHH, from the exons ATGCTCATTCAACTCTCCAGGGCTTCG CGCGCTCGCTCCGCCGTTGCGGCTGTTTCTCGTGTCGCCAGACCCAATGCCGTTCAGGTGAGGGGCTTCATTGCTCCCACTGTCTCCCGGAAAG CCGACTTTGTCCAGGAGCTTTatctcaaggagctcaaggcctaCAAGATCCCCGCCGTCAAGGAGTCCGATGCTGAGGGCAACGTCCAGACATTCAACCTCCCCAAGACACCTGCCTCTCCAGAGGAGACCGACCTCGCCAGCAACCTGAAGGAGTACGAGAGCATGgctgttgagattgagggtCAGGACAGCTCTGCCCAGTCTGGTACCCCCGAGGTTGCCGACTGGCTtgaggccgaggaggaggatgagcctCACCACTAA
- a CDS encoding hypothetical protein (BUSCO:EOG09262CXO), translated as MMHPSRQAYVEDAEPQGIALEDVPDDHDYDIPMGGTGVPSEKASAILSQFNRKRLAATIAVPTDDTRVRAKLREMGEPVTLFGEALVDRRDRLRELLTIQAEMTGLENGDITMEDAGDQDQEEEQEEEFYSRGGPELLQARLKLAEYSLPRAKKRVRFQKAESTIPLRTQVKFRKQVKERLQAFELQGSQTVGERHVSMTRISPNGELVAVGNWGGQVKLVEIPSLNQKTTFRGHTNKISGLSWFPGSTLPEHNVSPDAVNLASGGAEGSIHLWSLNQDTPLSTLEGHSQRVCRIEFHPSGRYLASASEDTSWRLWDVETTAEVLLQEGHSRGVYAVSFNTDGSLLASAGLDSIGRIWDLRSGRTVMILDGHLDGHIKPIHALDWSSDGHRVLSGSADGWIKCWDVRKVQRTGGIGAHTSAVSDMRWFKGLDDPLTGVPPGVDEKGAQLPKKSGTFFVSSGFDRNVKIFSADDWTLVQTLSGHTGPVASVDYSRDGKWIVSGGHDRTVKLWGRNDGEGV; from the coding sequence ATGATGCACCCATCACGGCAGGCGTACGTCGAGGATGCCGAGCCTCAAGGAATCGCATTAGAAGATGTCCCCGATGATCATGACTACGATATTCCAATGGGCGGAACAGGTGTTCCTTCTGAAAAGGCTTCCGCAATCCTCAGTCAATTCAATCGCAAACGCCTAGCAGCAACGATAGCAGTCCCTACCGATGATACTCGAGTCCGCGCGAAGCTTCGGGAGATGGGTGAACCAGTCACGCTATTCGGAGAGGCACTTGTTGATCGTCGGGATCGACTACGGGAACTTCTTACCATCCAGGCAGAGATGACAGGGTTGGAGAATGGTGATATCACAATGGAGGACGCTGGAGACCAGGATCAAgaggaggaacaggaggaggagttttACTCAAGAGGTGGGCCTGAACTTCTACAGGCGCGGTTAAAGCTTGCTGAATACTCTCTGCCGCGAGCCAAGAAGAGGGTTCGATTTCAGAAAGCTGAATCTACGATCCCTCTACGCACCCAAGTCAAGTTTCGCAAACAAGTCAAGGAGAGATTACAAGCATTTGAGCTCCAGGGCAGTCAGACAGTTGGCGAACGTCATGTCAGCATGACTCGCATATCTCCCAACGGCGAGTTGGTCGCTGTAGGCAATTGGGGTGGGCAAGTCAAGCTGGTCGAAATACCAAGCTTGAACCAAAAGACAACCTTCCGCGGTCACACCAACAAGATTAGCGGTTTATCTTGGTTTCCCGGATCTACCTTGCCAGAACACAACGTTTCCCCTGACGCCGTCAACCTTGCGTCAGGCGGTGCTGAGGGTTCGATTCATTTATGGTCTCTGAACCAAGATACTCCCCTGTCCACACTTGAAGGACATTCACAGCGAGTGTGTCGTATCGAGTTCCATCCCTCTGGACGTTATCTGGCCTCTGCTTCTGAGGATACTTCGTGGCGCCTCTGGGATGTCGAAACAACCGCAGAGGTTCTCCTTCAAGAAGGCCACTCAAGAGGTGTCTACGCTGTCAGTTTTAACACTGACGGATCCTTACTTGCGAGTGCTGGTCTGGACAGCATAGGTAGAATCTGGGACTTGCGTTCCGGACGTACCGTCATGATCCTGGATGGACATCTGGACGGACACATAAAACCCATCCATGCGCTGGACTGGAGCTCTGATGGACACAGGGTACTATCTGGCTCAGCTGATGGCTGGATCAAGTGTTGGGATGTTCGAAAGGTGCAAAGGACAGGCGGTATTGGTGCGCACACCAGTGCTGTCTCTGATATGCGTTGGTTCAAAGGTCTCGACGACCCTCTCACTGGTGTTCCACCTGGTGTGGATGAGAAGGGCGCGCAGCTACCTAAAAAGTCGGGCACCTTCTTCGTGTCAAGCGGCTTTGATAGAAATGTCAAGATCTTCTCGGCAGACGACTGGACACTAGTGCAGACGCTCAGCGGCCATACAGGCCCAGTTGCCAGCGTCGACTATAGCAGGGATGGCAAGTGGATTGTCAGTGGAGGCCATGATCGCACAGTCAAACTATGGGGTCGCAATGATGGCGAGGGAGTCTAA
- a CDS encoding hypothetical protein (EggNog:ENOG41), whose product MAPKQKIIIDTDPGVDDILALLLALSAKPEELEVLMVSVTYGNVPLQSCLRNVVSLFHVLGKELEWRKSTGKPEGFGAMKANKPIVAVGPDHPLCDEELMADYFHGIDGLHNVHEAHPDLSPAETWKGIFSDGANEAGDYSPFFTPSKAPSHHEILRILKENPVDTVSILAVGPLTNVALAAAEDPEAFLRVKELVVMGGAVNVEGNCTPVAEFNCYADAVAAARVYALTSPKPSSTMPTIPQELSTLKAYPNKLSRQLKLTLCPLDITTPHLIGKNYFKENIQAHVEAGSPLARWVSHFVTKSFSKIEDMEGDENEPGLSLHDPLTVWYMLTRDDPKWKTPEKLEDIRVETSGQWTHGMHVVDRRFRKKPAEAAVALSENPNEDPHILTLDEVPGDDHGWLSVLKGNRLNRVIDSPGHDIFKEVLMQRIFG is encoded by the exons ATGGCTCCTAAGcagaagatcatcatcgaTACCGATCCAG GCGTCGATGATATCCTGGCTCTGCTTCTTGCACTCAGTGCCAAAccggaggagcttgaggttcTTATGGTGTCCGTCACATACGGCAATGTCCCCCTCCAAAG CTGTCTCCGAAACGTTGTTTCTCTCTTCCACGTGCTTGGGAAAGAACTTGAGTGGAGGAAGTCCACTGGCAAACCCGAAGGCTTTGGAGCCATGAAGGCAAACAAGCCCATCGTGGCTGTTGGCCCCGACCACCCCCTTTGCGACGAGGAGCTGATGGCGGATTACTTTC ACGGCATCGACGGCTTGCATAATGTTCATGAGGCTCATCCTGATTTGTCTCCTGCTGAAACCTGGAAAGGCATTTTCAGTGATGGCGCCAATGAAGCCGGAGACTATTCTCCTTTCTTCACACCATCCAAGGCGCCCTCTCACCATGAGATTCTCCGCATCCTTAAAGAGAATCCCGTGGACACTGTCTCCATCCTTGCTGTTGGTCCTCTTACCAATGTTGCCTTAGCAGCCGCAGAAGATCCCGAGGCTTTCCTTCGTGTGAAGGAGCTTGTCGTCATGGGCGGTGCTGTAAATGTCGAGGGAAACTGTACTCCTGTGGCTGAATTCAACTGCTACGCCGATGCTGTCGCTGCTGCTCGGGTTTACGCACTCACATCCCCCAAACCGAGCTCCACGATGCCGACTATTCCCCAGGAGCTTTCAACTTTGAAAGCTTACCCAAACAAACTTTCCCGTCAGCTTAAGCTCACACTTTGCCCCCTCGATATTACTACCCCTCACTTGATTGGCAAGAACTACTTCAAGGAGAACATCCAGGCTCACGTCGAAGCTGGCAGCCCCCTTGCTCGGTGGGTGTCACACTTTGTCACTAAATCCTTCAGCAAGATCGAGGATATGGAGGGGGATGAAAACGAGCCCGGTCTTTCGTTGCACGACCCCCTGACGGTATGGTATATGCTGACCCGAGATGATCCTAAGTGGAAGACACCAGAGAAACTGGAGGACATCCGTGTGGAAACCAGCGGTCAATGGACACATGGAATGCATGTCGTTGATCGTAGATTCAGGAAGAAGCCTGCCGAAGCCGCAGTCGCCCTTTCAGAAAACCCTAACGAGGACCCCCATATCTTGACTCTCGATGAGGTCCCTGGCGACGACCACGGTTGGCTAAGTGTTCTCAAGGGTAACCGCCTTAACCGTGTGATCGACTCTCCCGGACATGACATCTTCAAGGAAGTGCTCATGCAGCGCATCTTTGGATAG